In Methanobacterium sp., a single window of DNA contains:
- a CDS encoding cobalamin biosynthesis protein, whose protein sequence is MDFQPAFLLIIMIALIIDVLFGELPFKIHPVVWMGKIIDILKQHLINYRSKISGIILTLVLVIIFTLATYVLISLSVINNILYILVSSVILTSTFAINVLISSAYDIKKDVDHSIDIARKNMSYLVSRDTTNLSSEEIVSATVETLTENITDSVTAPLFYAFIFGVPGAVAYRAVNTLDAMVGYKKHETIKIGWFPAKLDDILNYLPARITGLMVVIAALFLGMDWRNSYKIMIRDAKKPDSPNSGYSMAAAAGALGIKLKKVGYYEIGDSLNPLKSDKILDALKLTKVTIILFLIFAFIIYFFTVITFLRFF, encoded by the coding sequence ATGGACTTTCAACCAGCTTTTTTACTCATCATAATGATTGCTTTAATCATAGATGTCCTGTTTGGCGAACTCCCTTTTAAGATACATCCTGTAGTGTGGATGGGGAAAATAATAGACATACTAAAACAGCATTTAATCAATTACAGGAGTAAAATCTCAGGAATAATATTGACACTTGTTTTGGTAATTATTTTTACACTTGCAACATACGTCTTAATCTCATTATCAGTAATAAATAATATTCTTTATATTTTAGTTTCATCAGTTATTTTGACAAGTACATTTGCAATAAATGTTCTTATCAGTTCTGCTTATGACATAAAAAAAGATGTTGATCACAGTATTGATATTGCAAGAAAAAACATGTCCTATCTTGTAAGCAGGGACACCACTAACCTTTCAAGCGAGGAAATTGTTTCAGCTACTGTGGAAACATTAACAGAAAACATTACAGACTCTGTAACAGCACCCCTCTTTTATGCTTTTATTTTTGGGGTCCCAGGAGCAGTAGCCTACAGAGCTGTAAATACACTTGATGCCATGGTGGGCTACAAAAAACATGAAACAATTAAAATAGGATGGTTCCCTGCAAAGCTGGATGATATATTGAATTATTTGCCTGCAAGAATCACGGGATTAATGGTGGTAATCGCTGCTCTATTTTTAGGTATGGACTGGCGAAATTCCTATAAAATAATGATTAGAGATGCTAAAAAACCAGATAGTCCAAATTCAGGCTATTCAATGGCAGCTGCAGCCGGTGCTCTTGGAATAAAACTTAAAAAAGTAGGATATTATGAAATTGGGGATAGTTTGAATCCTTTAAAATCAGATAAGATACTGGATGCTTTAAAGCTTACTAAAGTTACAATAATTTTATTTTTGATATTTGCATTTATTATATATTTTTTTACTGTAATAACGTTTTTAAGATTTTTTTGA
- a CDS encoding DUF2299 family protein produces the protein MSKIENKVQKWLSDEGLFRQKVPDENANFHFIINYPEGHILDVIQPKGKEDMVLIACATNVSPEHQTEIRKLKLEKKENFIWEFRFLLNSQFVDFQLQHPENILQSFLITDEIFEDGLSKDRLISSVKKIFRAKLQGIWKIQMEFGVYEEEAKSMDQDNMYV, from the coding sequence ATGTCAAAAATTGAAAATAAAGTTCAAAAATGGTTATCTGATGAGGGCCTTTTTAGACAGAAGGTCCCAGATGAAAATGCTAATTTCCATTTCATAATAAACTATCCTGAAGGCCACATTTTAGATGTGATTCAGCCTAAAGGAAAAGAAGATATGGTTTTAATAGCATGTGCTACCAATGTAAGTCCTGAACATCAAACAGAGATTAGAAAATTAAAATTAGAAAAAAAAGAGAACTTCATATGGGAATTCAGATTTCTCTTAAACAGTCAATTTGTTGATTTCCAGCTGCAGCATCCAGAAAATATACTTCAAAGTTTTCTAATTACAGATGAAATTTTTGAGGATGGTCTAAGCAAAGACAGGTTGATTTCAAGTGTAAAGAAGATCTTTCGCGCGAAACTTCAGGGAATATGGAAAATACAGATGGAATTTGGAGTATATGAAGAAGAAGCAAAAAGCATGGATCAGGATAACATGTATGTTTAA